Below is a genomic region from Aurantimonas sp. HBX-1.
GTGTCGTTGCCGCCGTAGCGGTGGCCGACATCGTGGCGGCGGACCGCCAGGCCGAGCTCGGCGATGCACCACATCACCATCTGCACGTTGGATGAGCTTCGGCGTCCCCAAACAGTCAGCATTCTTGTCTCCCCGGTCCTTCCCGCAGGCGTGACGCCGTTGCGGCGGCCGCCTCGATGGCTTACGTACGGCGCAATCTTCCATCATTCCGACACGGAGCGACCGCGCGCCATGGCACGCCAGTTCATCTATCACATGTCCGGCCTGACCAAGGCCTATGGCAACAAGAAGGTCCTCGAGAACGTCCATCTGTCGTTCTACCCCGATGCCAAGATCGGCATTCTCGGCCCCAACGGCTCCGGCAAGTCGACGCTGCTGCGGATCATGGCGGGCACCGACCGGGACTTCACCGGCGAGGCGTGGGCGGCCGACGGCGCCACGGTCGGCTACCTGCCGCAGGAGCCGCAGCTCGACGAGAGCAAGACGGTGTTCGAGAACGTCATGGAAGGCGTCGCCGAGAAACAGGCGATCCTCGACCGCTACAACGAACTGATGATGAACTACTCCGAGGAGACGGCGGAGGAGGGGGCGAAGCTCCAGGACGTCATCGACGCGCAGAATCTCTGGGACCTCGAGAACCAGGTCGAGATGGCGATGGACGCGCTCGGCTGCCCGCCGAAGGACGCCAATGTCGTCGCGCTTTCCGGCGGCGAGAAGCGGCGCGTCGCGCTCTGCAAGCTGCTGCTGTCGAAGCCCGACATCCTGCTGCTCGACGAGCCGACCAACCATCTCGACGCCGAGACGATCCTCTGGCTGGAAAAGCACCTTCGCGAGTACGAGGGCTCGGTGCTGATGGTCACCCATGATCGCTACTTCCTCGACAACGTCACCGGCTGGATCCTCGAGCTCGATCGCGGCCGCGGCGTGCCCTACGAGGGCAACTACTCGGTCTATCTGGAGAAGAAGGCCAAGCGCATGCAGCAGGAAGGGCGCGAGGACGACGCCCGCGTGCGGGCGCTGACGCGGGAGCGCGAGTGGATCCAGCAGGGCGCCAAGGCCCGCCAGACCAAGTCCAAGGCGCGCATCAAGGCCTATAACGAGCTGGTCGAGGCCGCCGAGAACCGCAAGCCCGCCGACGGCCGGATCGTCATCCCGACCGGCGAGCGGCTCGGCAACCGGGTGATCGAGGTCGAGAACCTGTCGAAGAGCTTCGGCGACCAGGTGCTGATCGAGAACCTCTCGTTCAAGCTGCCCGCCGGCGGCATCGTCGGCATCATCGGGCCGAACGGCGCCGGCAAGTCGACGCTGTTCAAGATGATCACCGGGCAGGAGAAGCCGGATTCCGGCAAGATCGAGATCGGCGAGACCGTCGACCTCGGCTATGTCGACCAGAGCCGCGACCATCTCGACGGCTCGAAGAACGTCTGGGAGGAAATCTCCGGCGGCGTCGACATCATGAAGCTCGGCAAATACGAGATGAACTCCCGGGCCTATGTCGGCAACTTCAACTTCAAGGGCCCGGACCAGCAGCAGAAGGTCGGCACGCTCTCGGGCGGCCAGCGCAACCGCGTGCACCTCGCCAAGATGCTGAAGTCCGGCGCCAACGTCATCCTGCTCGACGAGCCGACCAACGATCTCGACACCGAGACGCTGACCGCGCTCGAGGACGCGCTGGAGGAATACGCCGGCTGCGCGGTGGTGATCAGCCATGACCGCATGTTCCTCGACCGGCTGGCGACGCACATCCTCGCCTTCGAGGGCGACAGCCACGTCGAATGGTTCGAGGGCAATTTCGAGGATTACGAGCAGGACAAGATCCGGCGCCTCGGCCCCGAGTCGGTCAACCCCAAGCGCCCGACCTACAAGCGCCTGACGCGCTGATCCGGACAATGCCGGGCCGTCCCGCGGGCGGCCCGGCGCGACGGCTAGGCGTTCCGGCCGCCGCTTGCTATCCAGGGTCACGGATCGGCGCAGGCAGGGATGTCGCGATGAAGAAGTGCGGACTGGGTGTAGCGGCGTTGGTGTGTTCCGGGATGCTGCTCCTTGGCCAGGGGACGGCCGCGGCCCGACCGGCCAAGTGCTTCGCCACCGACGACGGGCATTTCGACTGCGATTTCACGGCGACGGATGCGGCCGGCAGCTTCACCATCGTCGGACCCGAGGCGACCTACATCCTCGTGATCGACGAACCCGGCAAGGCGTTCGGCTTCGTCAATCTCGGCAACCGCAACATCCCGCTGGCCGGCACCTTCCTGCGCGAGCAGGACGATCCGGCCTGCTGGGCGAATGCCGAGACCTCGACCCGCATCTGTGCCTGGTAGAGGGTTCCCGGCACCGTCGGCGGGGGCCAAGGTGAAGCGGCAGCCGCCGTCATCTCGGCGCGACCGCGGCAAGCCCGGCCTGTGTTTCGCTGGCCAATGTTTGCCAACTCACTGAATTCGCATGTATCGCGCGCTGCACCGGCCAAGGTTGGCTTAACCGTCTGTTGCAGTCTTTCCAATAAATTCAGATAACACGTTCCGAGAGAGCCGGCCGAGACCAGCGAAGCGCATGAGTAGTTCTGATTTCCAGCGGATTTTCGAGGTCCTTCCGACACCGTACATGGTCCTTGACCGGGAGCTTCGGTATGTTGCGGTGAACCGCGCCTATGCCGACGTGGTGTTGCGGAGCCAGGAGGAACTGGTCGGACACCAGCTGTTCGCGCTGTTCCCTGACGATGGCGAAAGCGGGCGGCGGCTGCGCGCCTCGTTCGAGCAGGTGCTGGCGACCGGCGAGCCAGACACGATCGCCTTCATCCCCTACGACATCCCGCTGCCGGAAGAGCGGGGCGGCGGCGTCGAGAAGCGCTACTGGACCGCCACCCACACGCCGATTCTCGGGGAGGGCGGGCAGGTCGACTACATCGTCCAGAACACGATCGACGTCACCGACATCGTCCGCATCAAGGAGGCCGGCACGCTGCCGTTCCGCTCGATCCCTGGCGAGCTGGCGCTCTTGCGCCATGCGCAGGAGGTCGAGGAGGCCTACCAGGAGAAGGTCTCGGAGAGCGAGGAATTCCGCCGGCTGTTCCGCCAGGCACCCGGCATGATCGCCGTGCTGGAAGGCCCGGAGCACGTGTTCACCTTCGTCAACGACAGCTATCTGCGCTTCATCGGCAACCGCAACCTGATCGGCCTGCCGATCCGGCAGGTGCTGCCGGACATCGCCGGCCAGGGCTACTTCGAGATGCTGGACCGGGTCTACGAGAGCGGCCAGTCGGTCACCGGCGAGGGGGTGCGGCTGATGCTCCAGAGCGGGCCCGACGCCGAGCCGGTCGAGGCCTTCCTCGACTTTTCCTACAACGCGATCCGCGACGGGGAAGGCCGGGTCAGCGGCGTGTTCGTGCAGGCGACCGACCGCACGGAATCGGTGCGGGCCGCCGAACGCCAGCGCCTGCTGATCGACGAGCTGAACCACCGGGTGAAGAACACGCTGTCGACCGTGCAGTCGATGGCCCGCCAGAGCTTCCGCAACATCCGCAACCCCGAGGAAGCGCGCTACGCCTTCGAGGCGCGGATCATGGCGCTGAGCCAGGCGCACAACGTCCTGTCGGCGCGCCGCTGGGAAGCCGCGAGCCTGTCGGTGCTGCTGACGCAGGAGCTGTCGGTGTTCTCGCCGCCGCGCGTCTCCGTCGCCGGACCGGAGGTGCACCTGTCGGCGAAATCGGCGATCGCCCTCGCAATGGTGTTCCACGAACTCGCCTCGAACGCCGCCCGCTACGGCGCCATGTCCGGCGACGAGGGCCGACTCGACGTGACGTGGACCACCAGCGGACACGGGGCCAACCGCACGCTGGACGTGGTCTGGCAGGAGCAGGCCCCGGCCGCCGCGCCGCGCGATCTCATGCCCGGTTTCGGCATGCGGATCCTCAAGCGGATCATCGAGGGGGAACTGTCGGGCACGCTGGCTCTTGACCTTCTCGATGCCGGCCTCATCTGCCGGTTCCAGGTAGCGCTCGCCGAGGTCGAGGATATTGAAAGTTCAGCCGCATAGGCAGTCCGGGGATCTGAGCGGGGTGAAGGTCTTCGTCGTCGAGGACGAAAGTCTCGTGGCGATGCAGCTGGAAGACATGCTCGACGACCTCGGCTGCGACGTCGTGGCGACCGCCATGCGCGTCAGCGGCGCGCACCGGCTGATCGACTCCGGCATCGAGATCGACGTGGCGATCCTCGACGTCAATATCGGCGGCGAGACGGTCTATGCGGTGGCCGAGCGGATGCGCGAGGCCGGGATCCCGATCGTCTTCGCCACCGGCTACGGCCGCGGCGGCGTCGAGGAGCGCTGGCACGACTGCCCGATCCTGCAGAAGCCCTACACGATCCAGCAGATCGAGAGTTCGATCGACACCGTTCTTCGCTAGGCCCTGCCGCCGGTCACTCGTCGCGGGTGCCGGTCAGCAGCATGACCAGCGCCCGCTCGCCGATGCCGATCGTCGCCACGGCGGCATCCGGATGAAGCGTCCGCAGCTCCTCGTGCCGGGCGTGATCCGCCAGCAGCATCAGCCGGATCCCCGCCGCCGTGAGCGCCGCGTCGAGTTCGCCGTCCAGCGAGGCGTCCGGCGCCAGCGCCACCACCGCCAGGGAGAAGCGCCGCCGCAGCAGGCGGTCGAGCGCCGTCGCCCGGTCGGGTACGATGGTGGCCCGCGCGCCGGCGGCCTCCAGCGCGTTGGCCGTGCGCATGGCGCGCCTGGCGTCCGGGTCGACGACCAGCGCCTCGCTGCCGGCGAGGAGGCTTGCCCAGGAGAAATTGTCGAAACTGTCGAGGCCGGTGCTCATGGCGCGAGCAGAGCACCCGCCCCATCCCGCGGCAAGCCATTCCGTCCTGCTGCGTTGCAACGGGGCGAAGCGCGCGCTATCGGAACGGCCATCGACGCGATCGGGCCGGCCACGTCCTGCCGCGCGAGCCGGCCCAAGTGGATGATGCGATGGACGTTTTCGTCAAGACCATGATGGACAGCTTCGGGCCGTTCGGCATCGCGCTGCTGATGCTGCTGGAGAACATCTTCCCGCCGATCCCGTCGGAACTGATCATGCCGCTGGCGGGCTACGAGGCGGCGGCCGGGCGCATGTCGATCGTGACGGTGATCCTGGCCGGGACGATCGGATCGCTGGCCGGCGTGGTGCCGTGGTACTACGCGGGCCGCTTCATGGGCGAGGCGCGGCTGAAGCGACTGGCGGACCGGCACGGGCGCTGGATGACGCTGTCGCCCGGCGACGTGGACGTGGCCAATGCCTGGTTCCGCCGGCATGGCGTCATGGCGGTGCTGTTCGGGCGCCTGGTGCCGACGGTGCGGACGCTGATCTCGGTGCCGGCCGGCATCGCCTGCATGCCGATCGGCACGTTCCTGATCTTCTCGGCCATCGGCAGCGCGATCTGGACCTCGCTGCTGGCCCTGGCGGGCTATCTGCTGGGCCAGAACTACGACGCCGTGGAGGGATATGTCGGGCCGGTTTCGAATGCGGTGCTGGCGGTGATCGTGCTCTTCTACATCTACCGGGTGGTCACCTTCGAACGCTCGCACGCGGCGGAATTCAATCGCGACGACCGGGAGGCCTGACCTTGGCGAGCAGCGCGACGGGGCAGGAGATGCTGGACCTGGGTGAGGCGGCCGAGCCCGACCGGGCGGCCGCGCCGCAGCGCCGGCCGGGCTTGCGGCTCGCCGGCCGCGCCACCGCGCTCTACCGCACCGCCGGCAGCGGCTTCGAGACGAGCCAGGTGGCGGCGCTCGACCTCGGCTTCGACGGGCTCGACGGCGACCGCCACGGCGGCCTGACGCGGCGGGCCGGCGGCCGCGAGCCCTGGTATCCCCGCGGCACCGAGATCCGCAACGAGCGGCAGGTTTCGCTGCTTGCGGCCGACGAACTCGCCGAGACGGCGGAAGCGCTCGGCATCGACGCGATCCGGCCGGAATGGGTCGGCGCCAACCTGCTGATCGCCGGGATCGCCCGGCTCTCCTTCCTGCCGCCGCGCACGCTCCTGATGTTCGAGGGCGGCGTCACGCTGAAGATCGACGGCGACAACGCCCCCTGCCGGGCGGCCGGCCACGCGGTCGCGCGCCACTACGAGGGGCGCGCCGACATTCCCTTCGCCTACGTGCGTGCCGCCAGGCACCGGCGTGGGCTGGTCGGCTGGGTGGAGAAGCCGGGGCGGATCGAGGCCGGCGAGGGGTTCGAGGCGCGCGTGCCGGAGCAGTGGATCTACGGCAGCTAGTCGTCGCGACCGAGACCGGCGGAACCGGCATCGTCGGTGTCCGGCATGTCGTCGGGAAGATTGTCTTCCGAAAAGTCCGGATCGAGGCGCCTTGTTGCGCCCCATCGGTCGAGCACGTCGTTGATGTCGTCCAGGACGAAGTAGCGCGCGGCGTCGCGGTCGTAGCCGTCGTCCATCAGCACGTCGTAGTCGGTATGGGCGTGGCGAATATGCGAGATCGCCGCCAGCCATGTCGCCCGCTCCGGCGACAGCGGGCGCATGTGGCGCGAGCGCGCCGCCTCGCGGATCGCCTCGGCGTCGATGAACGGCGCGCGCGGGATCAGCGCAGTGAGGGCGCGGGCGATGCGCTTCTGGCGTTCGGTGGCCACCTTGGGCTCAGCCCGCGGGCGGTGCGTCGACCGACGCCAGATACGGCTTCAGGTCGATCAGCGGCGTGCCGTCGAGGACGTCGATCGCGTCGATGGTGAGGATGCCGGCCACCGGATCGATGGCGTCGATGCGCACCAGATGCATGCCGATCGGGTTGGGCCGGACCGGCGAGCGCAGCGAGAAGGAGCCGCGCGGGCCGCTCGCGTGGCGCGGCACCTGCAGCGCCAGGTCACGGGTGGCCTGGTCGAGCCAGGTGAGGAGATGCACGTAGGCGCCCGCCGCCAGGCCCTGAAGCGCCGGCCGGAAGGCGGCGTCGATCTCGACCGTCGCCGGTTGGCCACGCTCCCGCGCCGCGCCGATGTTCTTCGGGCAGGCGCTGCGATCGGCCCAGGGCGAACGGATGCGGCCGATGAAGACTAGGCCGGCATCCCGATAGGCCGGCGCCGGGCCGGCGAACGCCACCTCGCCGGGACGCGCGCCGCCAGCCGGCGCGGCGGACTGCGGCCCGTCGGCCTGGGGGTCGGTCAACGACGGTCACCGGGCAGGGGAGGCACGCCGGACCGGGCGAGCGAGCCGGCGGGTCGCGAAAGCGGCTTGCAGCCGTCGCCGTTTCGATATAAAGATATGTTTATATCGTGATCGGAAGCCTTGATGCTGGACATTCGCAAACTCTCTTTCGGATCCTTCGTCGACGCGCTGAAGGCCGTCGCCGAACCGACCCGGCTGCGACTCGTCCTGCTGCTGGCGCGCAGCGACCTGACCGTCAGCGAGCTTACGTCGATTCTCGGCCAGTCGCAGCCGCGGATCTCGCGGCATCTCAAGCTGCTGGTCGAATCCGGCGTGCTGTCGCGCTACCAGGAAGGCGCCTGGGCGTATTTCCGGGTCTCCGACGAGGCGACCATGTCCGGACTGGTGCGCACGCTGGTCGGCTGGGTCGATGACGGCGATCCGGAGATCCGCCGCGACATGGAGCGGCTGGAATCGGTTCGGGCCGACCGGGCCCGCCGCGCCGCCAGCTATTTCGCCAGCAATGCCGGGCACTGGGACCGCATCCGGGCGCTGCATGCCTCGGACGCCGAGGTGGAGCGGGCGCTGCTAGACGCGCTCGGCCCCAAGCGGATCGGCACGATGCTCGACATCGGCACCGGCACCGGCCGGCTCCTGGAACTGCTCGCGCCGCGCTGCGAGCGGGCGGTCGGTGTCGATGCTTCGCGCGAGATGCTGGCCATCGCCCGCGCCAAGCTCGACCAGGCCGGCATCGCCAACGCGCTGGTGCGCCAGGGCGACGCCTACCATCTGCCGGTGGAGCGCCAGGCCTTCGACCTCGTCACCATCCATCAGGTGCTGCACTATCTCGACGACCCGGCCGCCGCGGTCGCCGAGGCGGCGCGGGCGGTGGCGCCCGGCGGGCGCATGGCGATCATCGACTTCGCCCCGCACTCGCTGGAATTCCTGCGCGCCGAACACGCGCATCTGCGGCTCGGCTTTTCCGACGAGTCGCTGACCGGCTATCTCGACGATGCCGGGCTCGAGACCGTTTCCATCCAGCATCTCGTCTCCAAGGGCGAGCAGACCGGCGAACTCACGGTCACGCTCTGCATCGCCCGCGACCCGCGCCTGCTCGTCGCCGAGCAGGCGTCCACCCATCCTGCCCAAGCCAGCTGAGAAGAACCTGCCATGAGCCGCACCAGCCCGCTTTCCCCTTCCGGGATCAACGTCTCCTTCGAGTTCTTCCCGCCGAAGTCGGAGAAGATGGAGGAGAATCTCTGGCGCTCGATCGAGCGGCTGGCGCCGCTCGGGCCGCGCTTCGTCTCGGTCACCTACGGGGCCGGCGGATCGACCCGCGAGCGCACCCATTCGACCATCGAGCGAATCCTCAAGGAGACCAGCCTGACGCCGGCGGCGCACCTGACCTGCGTCGACGCGTCCCGCGAGGACGTCGACGCGGTGGTGCGCCAGTACTGGGAGACCGGCGTGCGCCATTTCGTGGCGCTGCGCGGCGACAGCCAGGCCGGCGTCGGCGGCGAGTATGTGTCCCGTCCGGACGGCTATCGCAACGCCGTCGAGCTGGTCGCCGGGCTGAAGGCCTTCGCCGATTTCGAGATCTCGGTCTCGGCCTATCCCGAGAAGCATCCCGAGAGCCCGGATTTCGCCACCGACATCGACCTCCTGAAGCGCAAGGTCGACAACGGCGCGACGCGGGCGATCACCCAGTTCTTCTTCGACAACGACGTCTACGAGCGCTTCGTCGAGCGGGTCCGCAAGGCCGGGATCTACATCCCGATCGTGCCCGGCATCGCGCCGATCCACGACTTCACCAAGATCGCCCGCTTCTCCAGTGCCTGCGGCACGAAGATCCCGTCCTGGCTGGCCGAGCGGTTCGACGGGCTGGAGAACGACGAGCAGACCCGAAGCCACGTGGCCGCCGCCGTCTGCGCCGAGCAGGTACTCGACCTCACCAGCCGCGGCATCTCGGACTTCCATTTCTACACGATGAACCGGGCGGACCTCGTCTACTCGATCTGCCACATCCTCGGCCTGCGGGCCGGCAGCACCGGCGGCACGGCGGCCGAGGGCGCTGCGCAGGCGGCCTGAGCCGAGGCCAGCCGCCAGCAAAGTCACATGAAAAAGCCGGGGAGAACCCCGGCTTTTTCGTCTCTGGCGCCACCCTGATGGTGACGATCACCGGCCTGGTCAGGGCACGATTCCCACCACCAGGGCACCGACGAATGCGAATGCGGCACAGATAAACAGCAGGTTCATGGGACGTGTCAGTTCCATTGAAGTGCCTCCTCATCTGACGACGGGTCGGACGTTAACCGAGATCGGCAAATCGTAAAGACGGTTTCGTTGGTGCAGTGCGGCATGAAAATCCGCCGTCGCGGCGGCCAGCCCCTGCGGGTCAACGCGATGCAGCGCGAAGCGGCAGGCTGTATTTTTTTGGCACAGCGGCGCGTCGCGGTGACGTTTCTCCCCGAAGCGATCAGAGAGCGTCCCGCGACGGTCAGGCGCGCAGCCGGGCCTCGAGCAGCGCGCCGATCGCCAGCGCCTCGGCGTCGCGGCCGAAGCGGGTGACGATGCTGATGCCGAGCGGCAGTCCGCCGGCGGTGGCAAGGCCGGGCACGCTGACGGCGGGGTTGCCGGTCAGCGTCCAGAGCTTGTTGAGCGCCGGATCGCCGGTCGAGCCGAGGCCTTCCGGGGCGGCGCCGAGCGCGGACGGCAGCAGCAGCGCGTCGACGGTCTCGAACAGCGTGGTCGCGGCCCGGCGGCCGATCCGGGCGGTGCGGCGGCCGGCATCGTAGGCGGCGGGGGAGGTGGCGGCTCCCTCGTCGAGCTGGGCGAGGACGCGCGGTGCCAGCGCCTCGCGATGGGTGCGGTGCTCCCACATCAGCGCGTGCGCGGCCTCGAAGTTCTGCACGATGCCGTGGACGTCGCGGGCGGCGGCGAGGGCGGCCGGCTCTTCCAGCTCGACGAGCGTCGCGCCGGCAGCTTCCAGCGCCCGGGCGGCCTTGTCCCAGGCTTCCCGCATCTCCGGCTCGATGCCGGCGTCGACACTGCTGCGGTAGAGGCCGAAGGTGAGGCCCGCGGCGTCGGCGAGCGGCGGGGCGGCGAGCGGCCGGCCGGTCAGACGCGCGGCGAGCAGCGCGACGTCGGCGACGCCGGCGGCGAACAGGCCGACCGTGTCCAGCGACCAGGCGAAGGTCTTCATGCCGACACTCGGCAGCAGCCGGAAGCTCGGCTTGTAGCCGGCGATGCCGCAATAGGCGGCCGGCCGCAGCACCGAGCCGCCGGTCTGCGAACCGCAGGCGCCGGCGACCATGCCGGCCGCGACCGCCGCCGCCGAGCCCGAGGACGAGCCGCCGGGCGTGCGGGACAGGTCGTGCGGGTTTCGCGTGGCGCAGGGGTCGAGCGAGGCGAACTGCGTCGTCGCGGTCTTGCCGAGCACCGCGGCGCCGGCCGCCCGCGCCATCGCGACGAGGGCGGCGTCGGCGACCGGGCGGTGGCCGGCATAGAGCGGCGAGCCATGTTCGGTCGCCATGTCGGCGGTGTCGAAGATGTCCTTGACGCCGAACGGCACGCCGGCGAGCGGGCCGGTGGCCGTGATGGCCGCCGCTATGCTCTCCGCCGGGGCGCGGCGCACGAAGGCGGCGATTTCGCCGTCCAGCGCGTCGATGCGCTCCTCAGCCGCGGCGATGGTCCGGGCCGCGGTGGCCCGGCCGCCCTCGATGTCGGCAAGCAGGCGGGCAAGGCCGAGCGGCTGGACGTTCATGCGCGAAGCTCCTAGGGATGACGCGTCCTCAATAGGGCCGGCGACGCCCGGCCGGCAAGGCCGGTCACCAGACCGGGACACGACGATCGACGCTGCCCCGCAACATTCGCCGACGCCGCCCTAGGTGCATCGGCATTGCCCCGTCCGACCCGAAGGCAGGAGCTCTCCTTGCAGAAATTCAAGACCGCCAAGGACGCCGCGCTCGCGCTTCGGCCCGACGTTCCGGTCTACTGCTTCCGGCCGGATGTGCTGAAGGCCGACGCCCGTGGCTTCATGGACGCGTTTCCGGGCGACACCGCCTATGCGGTGAAGACCAATGGCGAGCCGATGGTGCTCTCGGCGCTCGCCGAGGCGGGGGTGAAGATCTTCGACGTCGCCTCGCCGGGCGAGTTCGCCGCCGTCCTCAAGGCGCTGCCGAAGGCCGAGATGCTCTACATGCATCCGGTCAAGGCACAGTCCGACATCAGGCTGGCGCTCGAGACCTACGGCATCCGCGTGCTGTCGCTCGACCACGAGGACGAGGTCGCCAAGATCCTGCGGATCGTCCGGGCCCTCGACCTCGACCCCGGCACGATCACGCTGTTCGTGCGCATCCAGACCAAGGGCCATGCCGCCTACGAGCTGTCGAAGAAGTTCGGCGCGGCCCCGGCGCACGCGGTCGAACTGCTGCAGCGCTGCCACAAGATCGGCTTCAAGGTCGGCATCTGCTTCCATGTCGGCTCGCAGATCGAGGACCCCGACACCTACGAGCGGGCGCTCGCCTCGGCCGACTGGGTGCGCAACCGCGCCGACGTGCCGCTCGCCGGGCTCGACGTCGGCGGCGGCTTCCCGGCGGAATACGGCCACGACCCGCGCCGCAAGAAGCGCGAGATGCCGGGGCTCGGGCAGATCATGTCGCGGCTGCGCGGCGACCTGAAGGAATGGGGCTTCGACGACATGCCGCTGGTCGCCGAGCCCGGCCGGGTGATCGTGGCGCGCTCCTTCTCGCTGGTCGTGCGGGTGCTGCTGAGGAAGGGCAAGCGGCTCTACATCAATGACGGCATCTGGGCGTCGCTGTCGGACTCATGGACCGGCAAGATCACCCTGCCGGCCCGCTTCATCCCGGATCCGGCGCGCCAGAGCCGCAACGGCGACCCGTCGAAGATCGAGGCGTTCAAGGTGTGCGGCGCGACCTGCGACAGCGTCGACATCCTGTCGCGGCCGTTCTGGCTGCCGGAGACGGTGGACACCGGCGACTGGATCGAGATCGGCCATATCGGCGCCTATTCCCTGTCGCTCAGGACCCGTTTCAACGGCTTCTATCCGGACACGTTCGTCGAGGTGACGACGCCGTTCGACGAGGGCGAGGCGGCGGAGGGCTATGCGAGCCTGGAGACGATGGCGGATTGAGGCGACCGCGGCTGCGATGCCGCGGGAAGGCCGGCCGGCGGGTAGGCCCCGACGGCCG
It encodes:
- a CDS encoding molybdenum cofactor sulfurase, translating into MLDLGEAAEPDRAAAPQRRPGLRLAGRATALYRTAGSGFETSQVAALDLGFDGLDGDRHGGLTRRAGGREPWYPRGTEIRNERQVSLLAADELAETAEALGIDAIRPEWVGANLLIAGIARLSFLPPRTLLMFEGGVTLKIDGDNAPCRAAGHAVARHYEGRADIPFAYVRAARHRRGLVGWVEKPGRIEAGEGFEARVPEQWIYGS
- a CDS encoding DUF2293 domain-containing protein; this translates as MATERQKRIARALTALIPRAPFIDAEAIREAARSRHMRPLSPERATWLAAISHIRHAHTDYDVLMDDGYDRDAARYFVLDDINDVLDRWGATRRLDPDFSEDNLPDDMPDTDDAGSAGLGRDD
- a CDS encoding DedA family protein; this translates as MDVFVKTMMDSFGPFGIALLMLLENIFPPIPSELIMPLAGYEAAAGRMSIVTVILAGTIGSLAGVVPWYYAGRFMGEARLKRLADRHGRWMTLSPGDVDVANAWFRRHGVMAVLFGRLVPTVRTLISVPAGIACMPIGTFLIFSAIGSAIWTSLLALAGYLLGQNYDAVEGYVGPVSNAVLAVIVLFYIYRVVTFERSHAAEFNRDDREA
- a CDS encoding sensor histidine kinase produces the protein MSSSDFQRIFEVLPTPYMVLDRELRYVAVNRAYADVVLRSQEELVGHQLFALFPDDGESGRRLRASFEQVLATGEPDTIAFIPYDIPLPEERGGGVEKRYWTATHTPILGEGGQVDYIVQNTIDVTDIVRIKEAGTLPFRSIPGELALLRHAQEVEEAYQEKVSESEEFRRLFRQAPGMIAVLEGPEHVFTFVNDSYLRFIGNRNLIGLPIRQVLPDIAGQGYFEMLDRVYESGQSVTGEGVRLMLQSGPDAEPVEAFLDFSYNAIRDGEGRVSGVFVQATDRTESVRAAERQRLLIDELNHRVKNTLSTVQSMARQSFRNIRNPEEARYAFEARIMALSQAHNVLSARRWEAASLSVLLTQELSVFSPPRVSVAGPEVHLSAKSAIALAMVFHELASNAARYGAMSGDEGRLDVTWTTSGHGANRTLDVVWQEQAPAAAPRDLMPGFGMRILKRIIEGELSGTLALDLLDAGLICRFQVALAEVEDIESSAA
- a CDS encoding response regulator, whose amino-acid sequence is MKVFVVEDESLVAMQLEDMLDDLGCDVVATAMRVSGAHRLIDSGIEIDVAILDVNIGGETVYAVAERMREAGIPIVFATGYGRGGVEERWHDCPILQKPYTIQQIESSIDTVLR
- a CDS encoding metalloregulator ArsR/SmtB family transcription factor, with amino-acid sequence MLDIRKLSFGSFVDALKAVAEPTRLRLVLLLARSDLTVSELTSILGQSQPRISRHLKLLVESGVLSRYQEGAWAYFRVSDEATMSGLVRTLVGWVDDGDPEIRRDMERLESVRADRARRAASYFASNAGHWDRIRALHASDAEVERALLDALGPKRIGTMLDIGTGTGRLLELLAPRCERAVGVDASREMLAIARAKLDQAGIANALVRQGDAYHLPVERQAFDLVTIHQVLHYLDDPAAAVAEAARAVAPGGRMAIIDFAPHSLEFLRAEHAHLRLGFSDESLTGYLDDAGLETVSIQHLVSKGEQTGELTVTLCIARDPRLLVAEQASTHPAQAS
- the ettA gene encoding energy-dependent translational throttle protein EttA, which encodes MARQFIYHMSGLTKAYGNKKVLENVHLSFYPDAKIGILGPNGSGKSTLLRIMAGTDRDFTGEAWAADGATVGYLPQEPQLDESKTVFENVMEGVAEKQAILDRYNELMMNYSEETAEEGAKLQDVIDAQNLWDLENQVEMAMDALGCPPKDANVVALSGGEKRRVALCKLLLSKPDILLLDEPTNHLDAETILWLEKHLREYEGSVLMVTHDRYFLDNVTGWILELDRGRGVPYEGNYSVYLEKKAKRMQQEGREDDARVRALTREREWIQQGAKARQTKSKARIKAYNELVEAAENRKPADGRIVIPTGERLGNRVIEVENLSKSFGDQVLIENLSFKLPAGGIVGIIGPNGAGKSTLFKMITGQEKPDSGKIEIGETVDLGYVDQSRDHLDGSKNVWEEISGGVDIMKLGKYEMNSRAYVGNFNFKGPDQQQKVGTLSGGQRNRVHLAKMLKSGANVILLDEPTNDLDTETLTALEDALEEYAGCAVVISHDRMFLDRLATHILAFEGDSHVEWFEGNFEDYEQDKIRRLGPESVNPKRPTYKRLTR
- a CDS encoding amidase; translation: MNVQPLGLARLLADIEGGRATAARTIAAAEERIDALDGEIAAFVRRAPAESIAAAITATGPLAGVPFGVKDIFDTADMATEHGSPLYAGHRPVADAALVAMARAAGAAVLGKTATTQFASLDPCATRNPHDLSRTPGGSSSGSAAAVAAGMVAGACGSQTGGSVLRPAAYCGIAGYKPSFRLLPSVGMKTFAWSLDTVGLFAAGVADVALLAARLTGRPLAAPPLADAAGLTFGLYRSSVDAGIEPEMREAWDKAARALEAAGATLVELEEPAALAAARDVHGIVQNFEAAHALMWEHRTHREALAPRVLAQLDEGAATSPAAYDAGRRTARIGRRAATTLFETVDALLLPSALGAAPEGLGSTGDPALNKLWTLTGNPAVSVPGLATAGGLPLGISIVTRFGRDAEALAIGALLEARLRA
- the metF gene encoding methylenetetrahydrofolate reductase [NAD(P)H]; this translates as MSRTSPLSPSGINVSFEFFPPKSEKMEENLWRSIERLAPLGPRFVSVTYGAGGSTRERTHSTIERILKETSLTPAAHLTCVDASREDVDAVVRQYWETGVRHFVALRGDSQAGVGGEYVSRPDGYRNAVELVAGLKAFADFEISVSAYPEKHPESPDFATDIDLLKRKVDNGATRAITQFFFDNDVYERFVERVRKAGIYIPIVPGIAPIHDFTKIARFSSACGTKIPSWLAERFDGLENDEQTRSHVAAAVCAEQVLDLTSRGISDFHFYTMNRADLVYSICHILGLRAGSTGGTAAEGAAQAA
- the tsaA gene encoding tRNA (N6-threonylcarbamoyladenosine(37)-N6)-methyltransferase TrmO, with product MTDPQADGPQSAAPAGGARPGEVAFAGPAPAYRDAGLVFIGRIRSPWADRSACPKNIGAARERGQPATVEIDAAFRPALQGLAAGAYVHLLTWLDQATRDLALQVPRHASGPRGSFSLRSPVRPNPIGMHLVRIDAIDPVAGILTIDAIDVLDGTPLIDLKPYLASVDAPPAG